ACGAAGGGCATCAGACCAAGTCCTCCGTTCCGGACCGGCGGATATAGACGGTGACCATGATCAGGATCGCGGCCATCAGGATGAAGGAGAGCGCCGCCGCCGTCGGGTAGTCCAGGATGCGCAGGAACTGCGTCTGGATGACGTTGCCGACCATGCGGGTGTCGGTGGAGCCGAGCAGGTCCGCGTTGACGTAGTCACCGGCGGCGGGGATGAAGGTGAGCAGCGTGCCGGAGACGACACCCGGCATGGAGAGCGGGAACGTCACCTTGCGGAAGGTGGTGGCGGGCGAGGCGTACAGGTCGCCCGCCGCCTCGTGCAGCCGGCCGTCGATGCGCTCCAGCGAGGTGTAGAGCGGCAGGATCATGAACGGCAGGAAGTTGTACGTGAGTCCGCAGATCACGGCGAGCGGGGTCGCGAGGACGCGGTCGCCGTCCGTCATGCCGATCCAGCTCGTGACGTCCAGGATGTGCAGGGCGTTCAGCGTGCTGACGACCGGGCCGCTGTCGGAAAGGATCGTCTTCCAGGCCAGCGTGCGGATCAGGAAGCTGGTGAAGAACGGCGCGATGACGAGGATGAGGACGACGTTGCGCCAGCGTCCCGCGCGGAAGGCGATGAGGTAGGCCAGCGGGTAGCCGAGCGCCAGGCACAGGATCGTGGCGGCGCCCGCGTAGAGCACCGAGCGCAGGAACTGCGGCCAGTAGTCGGCGAGCGCGTCCCAGTAGGTCGCGAAGTGCCAGGTGACCTTGAAGCCGTCCTCCAGGGAACCCGTCTGGATCGACGTGGACGCCTGGTAGACCATCGGCAGGGCGAAGAAGACGACCAGCCACAGCAAGCCGGGCAGCAGCAGCCAGTACGGGACGAGGCGGCCGCGCTTGCGCGGCGGGCGCGCGGTCTTGCCGGCCGGCGCCGCGGGAGTGTCGGTGACGGTCGTCATGCGGCGGCGTCCTCCTCGACCTTCGCGGCGCCCGCCTCGATGTCCTGGGCGGCGTCGAGGCCGAACGTGTGCGCGGGGTTCCAGTGCAGGACGACCTCGGCGCCGGGGGTGAGCCGGGTGTCGCGTTCGATGTTCTGGGCGTAGACCTCGAAGGCGTCGCAGAGCGGGCTGTCGACGACGTACTGCGTGGAGACGCCGATGAAGCTGCTGTCGGCGACGCGGCCGGTGATGCGGTTGCGGCCGTCGGGTATGGAGCCCGCGTCATCGGCGTGGGTGAGGGAGATCTTCTCGGGGCGCACACCGACGAGGACCTTCCCGCCGGTGGTGGTGGCGGCCGTACAGCGGGCGGCGGGCAGGACGAGCTTGCCGTCGCCGGCCTTCAGGGTGAGGTCCTCGCCGCTGCGGCCGGCGACCTCGGCCTCGATGAAGTTGGACGTGCCGAGGAAGTTGGCGACGAACGTGGACCCCGGGTTCTCGTACAGGTCCGCCGGAGCGCCCAGCTGTTCGACGCGGCCCGCGTTCATCACGGCGACCGTGTCGGCCATGGTCATGGCCTCCTCCTGGTCGTGCGTGACGTGGATGAACGTGATGCCCACCTCGGTCTGGATGCGCTTGAGTTCGAGCTGCATCTGGCGGCGCAGCTTGAGGTCGAGGGCGCCGAGCGGCTCGTCGAGGAGCAGCACCTTGGGGTGGTTGATCAGGGCGCGCGCCACGGCGACGCGCTGCTGCTGGCCGCCGGAGAGCTGGTGCGGCTTCTTGCGGGCCTGCTCGCCGAGCTGGACCAGGTCGAGCATCTCCCCGACCTGCTTCTTCACGGACTTGATGCCGCGGCGGCGCAGGCCGAAGGCGACGTTCTCGAAGATGTCGAGGTGCGGGAAGAGCGCGTACGACTGGAAGACGGTGTTCACCGGGCGCTTGTAGGGGGGCAGCGCGGTGACGTCCTGGTCGCCGAGCAGGACCGTGCCGGAGCTGGGCTCCTCGAGCCCGGCGATCATCCGCAGGGTCGTGGTCTTGCCGCAGCCCGAGGCGCCGAGGAGGGCGAAGAAGGAGCCCTGCGGCACGGTCAGGTCCAGCGGCTGGACGGCGGTGAAGGAGCCGTAGGTCTTGCTGATCCCGGCAAGGCGGACGTCGCCGCCGTTTTCTGTCGTCATGGTGCAGTCCAAGGAGTCGAGGGGCAGGGGGCTCGGTGCTGCGGGTCTCACGCGCCGGTGAGCTGGGCGAACTTCTCTTCGAACGCCTTCTCTTCCTTGGAGGTGAGAGAGCGGAAACCGTGCGCCTTGGCACCCATGGTCTTGTCGGGAACGATCAGCGGGTCGTTCGCGATGCTCTTGTCGATCTTGGCCAGTTCGGGCTTCACTCCGTCGACGGGCGTCACGTAGTTGATCCAGGCGGCGAGTTCGGCGGCGACCGGCAGCTCGTAGTAGTAGTCCATGAGCTTCTCGGCGTTCGTCTTGTGACGGGCCCTGTTGGGGATCAGCATGTTGTCCGTCGACGAGATGTAACCGGCGTCGGGGATATGGAACTTGACGTCCGGGTTGTCCGCCTGGAGCTGGACGATGTCGCCCGCCCAGGCGAGACAGGCCGCGAGGTCCCCCTTGCTCAGGTCGGCGATGTAGTCGTTGCCGGTGAAGCGGCGGACCTGCTTGCTGTCGACACCCTTCTGCATCCGGGCTATCGCCGCGTCGAAGTCGTCGGACGTGAAGGTGCCCGGGTCCTTGCCCATGTCGAGCAGGGTCATGCCGACGCTGTCGCGCATCTCGGAGAGCAGGCCGACCCTGCCCTTGAGCTTGGGGTCGTCGAGCAGCTGCGAGACGGAGGTGACCTCCCTGCCGTTCGTGGCCTTGGCGTTGTACGCGATGACCGTGGCGATGCCCTGCCACGGGTACGAGTAGGCACGGCCCGGGTCCCAGTCGGGGCTGCGGAACTGGGCGGACAGATTCGCGTACGCATGGGGCAGGTTGGCCGGGTCGAGCTTCTGCACCCAGCCGAAGCGGATCAGCCGCGAGGCCAGCCAGTCGGTGAGGACGATGATGTCCCGGCCGGTGTCCTGGCCCGCCGCGAGCTGCGGCTTGATCTTGCCGAAGAACTCGACGTTGTCGTTGATGTCCTCGGTGTACTTGACCCTGATCCCGGTGCGCTTGGTGAACGCGTCCAGGGAGGGCCGGTGCTTCTCGTCGTCGCTGAGGTCGATGTACTCCGTCCAGTTGGAGAAGTTGACGACCTGCTCCTTGGCCGAGTGGTCCTCCGACGAGACGCCGCCCTGGCCCTTGCTCGCCGCGGGAATGCCGCAGGCGCTCAGCGACCCGATCCCGCCGACGGCTAGCGCGCCGCCCGCGGAGGCGCGCAGCAGCGAGCGGCGGGTCATGGCTGCCCTGCCGTTGCGGAAACTGCGCCGCATTGCGGCGAGTTGTGCCGAGGACAGGCTTTCGGGCTCGTACTGCTCCATGCGCGTGGGTGCCCTTTCGGGAGAGATGGCCGCCCTCGCGGGCGGCCGGCCGGCTGACTATCAGTCCCCGAAGATCGTGCGGTGCCAGGCCTTGCGGGCGACCGCGGTGTTGTCGAACATGACGTGCTTGATCTGCGTGTACTCCTCGAAGGAGTAGGCAGACATGTCCTTGCCGAAGCCGGACGCCTTGTAACCGCCGTGCGGCATCTCGCTGAGGATCGGGATGTGGTCGTTGACCCAGACACAGCCCGCCTTGATGTCGCGGGTGGCGCGGTTGGCACGGAACACGTCCCTGGTCCAGGCCGACGCGGCCAGGCCGTAGGGGGTGTCGTTGGCGAGGCGGATGCCCTCGTCGTCGCTGTCGAAGGGCAGGACCACGAGCACCGGGCCGAAGATCTCGGCCTGGACGATCTCGCTGTCCTGGGCGGCGTCCGCGACGAGGGTCGGCCGGTAGTACGCGCCCTGCTCGAGGTCGCCCCGGGGGATGACGCCGCCGGCGACCACGCGCGCGTAGGAGCGGGCCCGGTCGACGAATCCTGCGACGCGGTCGCGCTGGGCGTGCGAGATCAGCGGGCCGAGATCGGTGTCCGGCGCGAACGGGTCGCCGACCCGGACGCTCTCCATGAGGTCCGCCACGCCCTGCACGAAGGCGTCGTAGAGGGGGCGCTGCACGTACGCGCGCGTGGCGGCGGTGCAGTCCTGGCCCGTGTTGATCAGGGCGCCCGCGACCGCGCCGTGCACGGCGGCCTCCAGGTCGGCGTCGTCGAAGACGACGAACGGCGCCTTGCCGCCGAGCTCCAGATGCAGCCGCTTCACGGTGGAGGTGGCGATCTCGGCGACGCGCTTGCCGACGCCCGTCGACCCGGTGAAGGAGGTCATGGCGACGTCGGGGTGCCCGACGAGGTGCTCGCCGGCGTCCCTGCCCGCGCCCGTGACGATGTTGACGACACCGTCGGGGATGCCCGCCTCGGTCGCGGCCTGCGCGAACAGGAGGGAGGTGAGCGGGGTCAGCTCGGCGGGCTTGAGCACGATGGTGTTGCCCGCGGCGATCGCCGGAAGGACCTTCCAGGCGGCCATCTGGAGCGGGTAGTTCCAGGGAGCGATGGACCCGACGACACCGATGGGCTCGCGCCGCACGTACGAGGTGTGGTCGCCGCTGTACTCGCCGGCGGACTGGCCCTGGAGGTGCCGGGCGGCGCCCGCGAAGAACGCGGTGTTGTCGACGGTCCCGGGGACGTCGAACTCGCGGCTCAGCTTGAGGGGCTTGCCGCACTGCAGGGACTCGGCCTGGGCGAGGTCCTCGGCGCGCTCGGCCAGGACGCCCGCGAAGCGGTGCATCGCGTCGGAACGCTCGCCCGGCGTGGCGCCGGCCCAGCCGGGGAAGGCCTCGCGGGCCGCGGTCACGGCGGCGTCGACGTCTTCGGTGCCGGCCAGCTCGTACGTGTAGACGTCCTGGCCCGTGGCCGGGTCGACGACTGCGTGGGTGCGACCGGATGTGCCCTTGGTGAGGCGGCCCGCGATGTACTGGGCGCCTTCGGCGAACCGGTCCTGGGCCTGGAAGCGGGTGCTGTTGCCAGGGTTGTGCATTATCGCTCTCCTCCGCCGGAGCCCCGTCCTGCGGGGCCGGCGTAGCTCCAGCTCGATTTGAGTGCCGATCCTGACAGAGGCGATGTACCGCAACAAGTGATTCCGTTGTTGCCTTTTGGTTACGCGACGGAATCTGTCGACCAGGTGTCGAGTCCCCCTGAAAAACCCAGGACGGAGTGTCCGTGGTGCGTGCCAGACTCGCGTGCATGGGGAAGATCGACAAGCTTGAGGGGAACGCGCCCATCCGCGATCGGGACTCGCTGGTCAGGGCGGTGGAAGCGGGTGTACGGGTCAAGTACCTGCACTTCTGGGGGCACACACCGCGGGCCGACGGCACGGTCGGGGCGAGCTGCCTCAGTCAGTGGTGGGTCGCGCCGTTCACGGTGGACGGGGTCGAGTACGCGACGGCCGAGCACTGGATGATGGCCGCGAAGGCCCGGCTGTTCGGTGATGCCGAGGCCGAGCGCAGAGCCGTCGGGGCGGCGCATCCCTCGCAGGCCAAGAAAGCGGGGCGCCTCGTGCGCGGCTTCGACGAGGACGTCTGGGCGCGCGAGCGGTTCGGGATCGTCGTCGAGGGCAGCGTGCACAAGTTCGCGGCGCACGCGGATCTGCGGGAGTTCCTGCTCGGAACGGGCGAGCGAAGCGAGATGGGGGTCCCCCCGGCCGAAGGCTGGGGGAGCGTCCTGGTCGAGGCCAGCCCGCTCGACCGCGTGTGGGGCATCGGCCTCGCGGCCGACGCGGAGGCGGCCGCCGATCCGAGACGGTGGCGTGGCCCCAATCTGCTGGGGTTCGCGCTGATGGCGGCGCGTGAGCGGCTGGCGGACCGGGCCTGACGGCCCGGCCCCCGTTGGCGGTGTCCTACAGGGCGGCGGAGTAGCCGCTGTCGTCGCTGCTGTCGCTGCCGCTCGACGAGTCGCTGGATGCGATGACGAAGAACATCATGACCAGCGCGAGCACCAGACCGCCGATGCCGCAGATCAGTCCGGCCAGGGCCTGGCCACGGTTGGTGGCCTCGCCCCGGCTCGCCTTCGCGCGGCCGATCGCGCCGAAGATGATGGCGAGGATGCCGACGATGATCGCGATCGGCCACAGGATGAAGGCGGCGGCCGAGATGATCCCGAGCGTCAGAGCGGCGACGCCCATGCCGTTGGCGGGTTGCGGCTGCATCCCGGGCCAGCCGTAGCCGGGAACGCCGTGGGCCATCGAGGCCGGGCCGGTCGCCGCGTGCCGGCCGTAGCCGTAGTTGTAGCCGTACGGGGCGGCCGGGTAGCCGTACTGCATCTGCCCCGGCCCGTCGGGCGAGACGGGCGGCGGGGGCACGGGCTCACCGGGCGGCGCGAACGGGTTGGCCCCCGGTGCCCAGGGGGCCCCGGCCTGCGCCGCCGGATAGCCGGGGGGCATGCCGTAGGGGGCACCCGGCGGCTGGGCGTGCGGGTGCGGATGCGGGTGTTGCGCTTGGTGTGGCTGTTGAGGCTGTTGTGACCAGCGGCCGGGGGCCGTCGCGGCGCCCGGGGAGGGCGGGGCGAACGGGTTGTACGGCTCGCTGGGCGAGGCGGGTGCGGAGGGCGCGGCGAAGGGGTCCACCTGGGTTTCGGCGTGGGACGGCGGCGCGAACGGGCGCACCGGCGCCGGAGCAACCGGCCCGGCCTCCCCCTGTGCCGCGTCCCGCGGCACGGCGTCCCGCGGGCCCGTCTCCGCCGGAGCCGCCCACGGGTCCGGTTCCCGCTTCCCCAGGGACACCCTGCCCCCAGGCTGATCCCCCGACCCCCGCTCCGGCGCAGCCGCCGAACCGTGGCCGCCCTCAATGCTCTCGGCGCTCTCGGCGCCCTCTCTGCCCTCTGTGTCCTCGGACATCGCTCGCTCGTCCCCCTTCTTCTCCCACCCGGACGTCCCGACATGCTACGGCCGCCGCCAGGTCGCGGCCGTGGCACGCCTACGATGACTGCGACCCACCCGATCAGCCGATCATCCAAGTTCCTGGGGAGGAATCCGTGACCGATCTGCATGCCTTTATCGCCGGACTGCCAAAGGCAGAGCTGCATGTGCACCATGTCGGCTCGGCGTCCCCCCGGATCGTCTCCACGCTCGCGGCCCGCCACGCGGACTCCAAGGTCCCGACGGACCCCGAGGCGCTGGCCGACTACTTCACGTTCACGGACTTCGCGCACTTCATCGACGTATACCTCTCGGTCGTCGACCTCGTGCGCACGCCGGAGGACGTCCGCCTCCTCACGTTCGAGGTCGCGCGGGACATGGCCCGGCAGAACGTGCGTTACGCCGAGCTGACCATCACCCCGTACTCCTCCGTCCGCCGCGGCATCGACGAGTACGGCTTCATGGAGGCGATCGAGGACGCCCGCAAGGCGGCCGAGGCCGAGTTCGGCACCATCCTGCGCTGGTGCTTCGACATCCCCGGCGAGGCGGGGCTCGAGTCCGCCGCGGAGACCGTGCGGCTCGCGACCACCGACACGATCCGTCCGGAGGGCCTCGTCTCCTTCGGGCTCGGCGGGCCCGAAATCGGCGTGCCGCGGCCCCAGTTCAAGCCGTACTTCGACCGGGCGATCGCCGCGGGCCTGCACTCCGTGCCGCACGCCGGCGAGACCACGGGCCCCGGAACGGTCTGGGACGCCCTGGTCCACCTCGGCGCCGAACGCATCGGGCACGGCACGACGTCCGTCCAGGACCCGAAGCTCCTCGCCCACCTCGCCGAGCACCGCATCCCGCTCGAGGTCTGCCCGACGTCGAACATCGCGACGCGCGCCGTGAAGACCCTCGAGGATCACCCCATCAAGCAGTTCGTCGACGCCGGGGTCGTCGTCACCGTCAACTCCGACGACCCGCCGATGTTCGGCACGGACCTCAACAACGAGTACGCCGTCGCCGCCCGCCTCCTCGACCTCGACGAGCGGGGCGTGGCCGCGCTCGCCAGGAACGCGGTGGACGCGTCGTTCCTCGACGAGCCGGGTAAGGCCCGTATCGCCGCGGAGATCGACACGTACACGGACACGTGGCTCGCCGGGGCCTGACCGGCTGACCACAATGGGGCCATGCGTACCGTGACTGCCGTGGCCCACCGGGGCGACCCCTACCGCGTCCGTGAGAACACCCTCGCCTCCCTGCGCTCCGCGCTGGAGCAAGGGGCGGACGCGGTCGAGATCGACGTCCGTCTGACGCGCGACGGCGTGCCCGTGCTGCTGCACGACTCCACTCTCAAGCGGCTGTGGGACCACGACCGCCCGCTCTCCGCGCTCTCGTACGACGAGGTGCGCGGCCTCACCGCGGGCGGCGTGCCCACCCTCGAACAGGCCATGGAGGTACTGGCCGAGCGGCGGGTGATGGTGGACCTGCCGGGCGCGGACGCGCGCGTGGTCCGTACGGTCATCGGGGTCGTCCGGGACTGCGGCGCCGACGAGCGTGCCTACTACTGCGCGGGCGCGGAGACGATGCTGGCGGTGCGGCGCGCGGACCCGGCCGCCGAGATCGCGCTGACGTGGACGACGCTGGCCCCGCCGCGGCCCGGGGTGCTCGAAGCGGTCAGGCCGGCCTGGCTCAACTATCGTTTCCCGCTGGTCAGTCGGGAGCTGGCGGCCCATGTGCACCGCCAGGGCCTGCTGGTCTCCGCGTGGACCCCGGACACGAAGTCGGCGATGCGCCGCCTCCTCGGCCTCGGCGTCGACTCGATCACGACGAACCGCATCGACGTGCTGTGCGGGCTGCGCGGCAACTGACCGCCCGACCCGCCGCCCCTTAGGGGTGAACCCCGACAACTTCCCCTGATCCGGGGCCAGTTGACCCTGGCCGGCTCCAGGGAAGGCGCCCTCCTCACCGACGATCCGGGGCTCTCCGGGCTCCCGCAGGATGGTCGTGTCCGCAGGACCGCCTCACCTCACCCGGAGCGCCGCATGCCCGCACGCACCCGCCGTACCGTCCTTGCCTCCGCCCTCGTCCTCGGCCTCGCCGCGGGCCCGCTCGCCGTACCGGCCCTGGCGGACGCACCCGCCCGGGCGTCGGCCACGGCGGACCGCCCGGACGGAGCCGCGCTGCGCGAGGCGATCTCCGGGCTGCCGGACGCGGACGCCACTGCCGCGCTCGTGCGCGTCGGCGGCACGGACGGCGCGTGGCGCGGCAGCTCCGGCGTGCGTGACCTGGCCTCGGGCCGTGCCGCGCTCGACGGCGGCCGGTTCCGCGCGGGCTCGACGACGAAGGTCGTCACGGCGGCGGTCGTGCTCCAGCTCGCCGCCGAGCGCCGCGTGAATCTGGACGCGCCGGTGCAGCACTATCTGCCGGACCTCTTCAAGGGGAAGGGCTTCCGGCCCATATCCGTACGCCAGTTGCTGAACCACACCAGCGGCATCCAGGCCGGTGACGGCTTCGGCGACGACTTCGAGGACGCCTACGCGCACCGCTTCGACACCCTCACCCCGCAGGCCGTCGTGGCGTCGGCACTCGCGAAGGGGCCGTCGTTCGACCCGGGCGGGCAACAGGAGTACCTCAACATCAACTACACGGTTCTCGGCATGCTGATCGAGAAGGTCACGGGCCACACGTACGCGGACGAGGCCACCCGGCGCGTCCTGCGTCCCGCCGGGATGCGCGCCACGTCGTTCCCCGGCGCCGACCCCGTGATCCACGGCCCGCACAACCGCGGCTACCAGCTGGACGGCGGCCGGTTCGTCGACGTGACCGAGTGGAACCAGTCCGACCGCTGGGCGGCCGGCGACATGATCTCCACGACGGCGGACCTGGAGCGGCTGCTGCGGGCGCTCTTCGGCGGCCGCCTCGTGCCCGGGCCCCAGCTCAAGGAGATGTTCACGGTGCCGTCGGACGTGCCGGGGGCGACCATGAGCGCGGGCCTCCAGCGCCTCGAGGCCGGCGGCTCGGTGTACTGGGGCAAGTCCGGATCCCGCTACGGGTACGTGACCGGGGTCGCAGCGACCCGCGATCTGTCACGGACCGTGGTCTACTCCGTCGGCGCGACGGACGCCAAGGGCGACGCGATGAACCCCGTCGCCGAGCGCATCATCATGGCGGCGGTCAAGGGCTGACGGGCCCGCCAGTACTCCGTCCGTGCGGTGCTAGCCCGTTCGAGTGGCGCATCTCACGGGACCCCTTTAGCGTCGGAACGAGCACTACGGGGCCCAGGGCCCCCCGACCGGCCGGGAGGGTACTTTGCGGAGCAAAACACTGAAGACGACGCTCACACTCTGTGCAGCCGCGTCCCTCGCAGCAGCCATGGTTCCGGCCTCCGCCTCCGCCGCGGCGCCGAAGCCGCAGCAGAAGCACGCCGACACCGTGCTCGTCGACTGCACCTGGAAGCCACAGGTGCGGCCCACCGACTTCATGCTCGCGTGCGGGGACGGCAACAGCCTCCTCACCTCGCTCAAGTGGTCGCATTGGGGCCCGTCCACGGCGGTGGCCACGGGCACGAGCCTGGTCAACGACTGCAAGCCGTACTGCGCGGCGGGCAAGTTCCGCTCGTACCGCGTCACGGTGCGCCTCGACCGGCCGCAGTCCTGGACCAAGCACCAGGACCGCCGGCACTACTCGCGCATCACGCTCACCTATCCGCAGGGCCACCCGGACGCGTTCCACCGGGTCGTGACCACGCCGCTGTGGAACTGACCGCGCCGGAACCGGCCGGCCCCCTCACAGCCCCGCGATCGCGTTCCACCGCTTGGCGAATTCCGGGCGTTCCTTCGACGTGATGTCGCGCGCGATGGCGAGCCGCGCGCGCATCGTGTCGTCGGGGAAGATCAGCGGGTCCTCGGCGAGGGCCGCGGTGTCCTTGTCCTTGGAGTCGGCGAGGATCTCGCGGGCGGCCGGCACGGGGCTCACGTAGTTGACCCAGGTGGCCAGCTCGGCGGCGACCTCCGGCCGGTAGTAGAAGTCGATGAGGCGCTCGGCGTTGCGCTTGTGGTCGGCGAGGTTGGGGATCATCAGCGACTCGGCCCACAGCTCGCCGCCCTCCTCCGGCACGACGAACTCGATGTCCGGGTCGTCGGCCTGGAGCTGGATGACGTCACCGCTGTAGGCCTGGCAGGCGAGGACGTCGCCGCTGGAGAGGTCCTTGATGTAGTCGTTGCCGGTGAAGCGGCGGATGTGGTGGCTCTTGACGAGCTTCTCGACCTGGTCGCACACGCGGTGGAAGTCGTCCGGGGTCCACCGGGTGATGTCGGCGCCGTTGCCCTGCATGAGCAGCGCGAACGACTCGTCGAGCCCGGACAACAGCGTGACCTTGCCCTTGAGGTCGGCCGCCCACAGATCGGACACGTGCTTGATCTCGCGCCCGACCCTGCGCTTGTTGTACGCGATGCCGGTGATGCCGGACTGCCACGGCACGGTGTACTTGCGGCCGGGGTCGAAGTGCGGTGAACGCAGCAGCGGGTCGAGGTACTTGGTGACGTGCGGCTGACGGGCGCGGTCCATCTCCTGGACCCAGCCGAGCGTCACGAACTTGGCGCACATCCAGTCGCTGATGACGATGAGGTCCCGGCCGGTCTTCTGGTGGTTCATCAGGGACGGGCTGATCTTGCCGAAGAACTCGTCGTTGTCGTTGATCTCTTCGGTGTACTTGACGTCGATCCCGGTCTGCTTCTGGAAGGCGTCGAGCGTGGGCCGCTTCGACGGATCGTCGTCGTCCACGTCGATGTAGAGCGGCCAGTTGGCGAAGACGAGCCGCTTGTCGCTGCCGGACCGGTCGGTCGCGGCGCGGTCCCCCGGCGCGACGTAGGCGGCGGGCACACCGCACCCCGAGGCGAGCGCGCCGACCGCGGCGGCCGCGGCGCCACCGCCCAGGGCGCGCATCAGGGACCGGCGGGACAGGGACGGCTTGGGGTTCCTCGGGGTCGCTCGCACCTGTGCAGGATGCACGCGCCCAGCGGGCCCGGACAATGGACGCTGCGTCAAGCCGACGGGGTGAGAGCCGACACACTGTCGATCACCCGGCGCCCGCCGTGCGGCAGCGCTCCCCGGACATGCCACCGCCCCCGCGCGGCCGGAGCCACGCGGGGGCGGACAGAGCGGATCGGTGCCGCTGATCAGCCCTCGATCGACGTCATGACGTGCTTGATGCGCGTGTAGTCGTCGAAGCCGTACGCCGACAGGTCCTTGCCGTAGCCGGACTTCTTGAAGCCGCCGTGGGGCATCTCGGCGACCAGCGGGATGTGGGTGTTGATCCACACACAGCCGAAGTCGAGGATCTTGGACATGCGCATCGCGCGCGCGTGGTCCTTCGTCCAGACGGAGGAGGCCAGCGCGTACTCCACGCCGTTCGCCCACTCGACGGCCTGCGCCTCGTCCGCGAAGGACTGGACGGTGATGACCGGTCCGAAGACCTCGTTCTGGATGATCTCGTCGTCCTGCTTGACGCCCGAGACGACGGTCGGGGCGTAGAAGTAGCCCTTGTCGCCGACGCGGTGGCCGCCGGCCTCGACCTTGGCGTGCGCCGGGAGGCGCTCGATGAAGCCGGTGACCTGGGCGAGCTGGTTCGGGTTGTTGAGGGGCCCGTAGAGCACGTCCTCGTCGTCCGGCTGGCCCGTCTTCGTGTCGGCCGCCGCCTTGGCGAGGGCCTGGACGAACTCGTCGTGGATGGACTCGTGGACGAGGACGCGGGTGGCCGCGGTGCAGTCCTGGCCCGCGTTGAAGAAGCCCGCCACCGAGATGTCCTCGACGGCCTTGGCGATGTCGGTGTCCTCGAAGACGACGACCGGCGCCTTGCCGCCGAGCTCCAGGTGGACGCGCTTGACGTCCTTGGCGGCGGACTCGGCGACCGAGATGCCGGCGCGCACGGAGCCGGTGATGGAGGCCATCGCCGGGGTCTTGTGCTCGACCATCGCGCGGCCGGTCTCGCGGTCACCGCAGATGACGTTGAAGACGCCCTTGGGGACGATGGAGCCGATGATCTCGGCGATCAGGACCGTGGACGCCGGGGTGGTGTCCGACGGCTTCAGGACGACCGTGTTGCCCGCGGCGAGCGCCGGGGCGAACTTCCAAACGGCCATCATCATCGGGTAGTTCCACGGCGCGACCTGGGCGCAGACGCCGATGGGCTCGCGGCGGATGATCGAGGTCAGGCCCTCCATGTACTCGCCGGCCGAGCGGCCCTCGAGCATGCGCGCCGCACCCGCGAAGAAGCGGATCTGGTCGACCATGGGCGGGATTTCCTCGGACCGGGTCAGGCCGGTCGGCTTGCCGGTGTTCTCGACCTCGGCGGCGATGAGCTCCTCGGCCCGCTCCTCGAACGCGTCCGCGATCTTGAGGAGGGCCTTCTGGCGCTCGCTGGGCGTGAGGTCGCGCCAGGCCGGGAACGCGGCCGCGGCGGCGGCCATGGCGGCGTCCACATCGGCGTCGCCGGACAGCGGGGCGGTCGCGTACGCCTCACCGTTGGCCGGGTTGACCACCTCGGTGGTCCGTCCGTCGGCGGCGTCCCGGAACTCACCGTCGATGTAATTGCGCAGACGACGCAGC
The DNA window shown above is from Streptomyces sp. NBC_01445 and carries:
- a CDS encoding adenosine deaminase, whose translation is MTDLHAFIAGLPKAELHVHHVGSASPRIVSTLAARHADSKVPTDPEALADYFTFTDFAHFIDVYLSVVDLVRTPEDVRLLTFEVARDMARQNVRYAELTITPYSSVRRGIDEYGFMEAIEDARKAAEAEFGTILRWCFDIPGEAGLESAAETVRLATTDTIRPEGLVSFGLGGPEIGVPRPQFKPYFDRAIAAGLHSVPHAGETTGPGTVWDALVHLGAERIGHGTTSVQDPKLLAHLAEHRIPLEVCPTSNIATRAVKTLEDHPIKQFVDAGVVVTVNSDDPPMFGTDLNNEYAVAARLLDLDERGVAALARNAVDASFLDEPGKARIAAEIDTYTDTWLAGA
- a CDS encoding glycerophosphodiester phosphodiesterase, with protein sequence MRTVTAVAHRGDPYRVRENTLASLRSALEQGADAVEIDVRLTRDGVPVLLHDSTLKRLWDHDRPLSALSYDEVRGLTAGGVPTLEQAMEVLAERRVMVDLPGADARVVRTVIGVVRDCGADERAYYCAGAETMLAVRRADPAAEIALTWTTLAPPRPGVLEAVRPAWLNYRFPLVSRELAAHVHRQGLLVSAWTPDTKSAMRRLLGLGVDSITTNRIDVLCGLRGN
- a CDS encoding serine hydrolase domain-containing protein, translating into MPARTRRTVLASALVLGLAAGPLAVPALADAPARASATADRPDGAALREAISGLPDADATAALVRVGGTDGAWRGSSGVRDLASGRAALDGGRFRAGSTTKVVTAAVVLQLAAERRVNLDAPVQHYLPDLFKGKGFRPISVRQLLNHTSGIQAGDGFGDDFEDAYAHRFDTLTPQAVVASALAKGPSFDPGGQQEYLNINYTVLGMLIEKVTGHTYADEATRRVLRPAGMRATSFPGADPVIHGPHNRGYQLDGGRFVDVTEWNQSDRWAAGDMISTTADLERLLRALFGGRLVPGPQLKEMFTVPSDVPGATMSAGLQRLEAGGSVYWGKSGSRYGYVTGVAATRDLSRTVVYSVGATDAKGDAMNPVAERIIMAAVKG
- a CDS encoding polyamine ABC transporter substrate-binding protein — translated: MRALGGGAAAAAVGALASGCGVPAAYVAPGDRAATDRSGSDKRLVFANWPLYIDVDDDDPSKRPTLDAFQKQTGIDVKYTEEINDNDEFFGKISPSLMNHQKTGRDLIVISDWMCAKFVTLGWVQEMDRARQPHVTKYLDPLLRSPHFDPGRKYTVPWQSGITGIAYNKRRVGREIKHVSDLWAADLKGKVTLLSGLDESFALLMQGNGADITRWTPDDFHRVCDQVEKLVKSHHIRRFTGNDYIKDLSSGDVLACQAYSGDVIQLQADDPDIEFVVPEEGGELWAESLMIPNLADHKRNAERLIDFYYRPEVAAELATWVNYVSPVPAAREILADSKDKDTAALAEDPLIFPDDTMRARLAIARDITSKERPEFAKRWNAIAGL
- a CDS encoding gamma-aminobutyraldehyde dehydrogenase, whose amino-acid sequence is MTSELRRLRNYIDGEFRDAADGRTTEVVNPANGEAYATAPLSGDADVDAAMAAAAAAFPAWRDLTPSERQKALLKIADAFEERAEELIAAEVENTGKPTGLTRSEEIPPMVDQIRFFAGAARMLEGRSAGEYMEGLTSIIRREPIGVCAQVAPWNYPMMMAVWKFAPALAAGNTVVLKPSDTTPASTVLIAEIIGSIVPKGVFNVICGDRETGRAMVEHKTPAMASITGSVRAGISVAESAAKDVKRVHLELGGKAPVVVFEDTDIAKAVEDISVAGFFNAGQDCTAATRVLVHESIHDEFVQALAKAAADTKTGQPDDEDVLYGPLNNPNQLAQVTGFIERLPAHAKVEAGGHRVGDKGYFYAPTVVSGVKQDDEIIQNEVFGPVITVQSFADEAQAVEWANGVEYALASSVWTKDHARAMRMSKILDFGCVWINTHIPLVAEMPHGGFKKSGYGKDLSAYGFDDYTRIKHVMTSIEG